The proteins below are encoded in one region of Candidatus Micrarchaeia archaeon:
- a CDS encoding 50S ribosomal protein L11 — translation MGEKVLNVIVEGGKATAGPPLGPGLAPIGVNVGQVVAEINKATGAFPGLKVPVKVIVDTGSKSFKVEVGAPATSELVKKAAGIEKGSGTKDKVGNLELSALAEIAKSLRGKSQGKSAKDVAKEVAGTCVSMGVTIDGKDAKLMEKEIKEGRHDSLFAG, via the coding sequence ATGGGAGAAAAAGTGCTTAATGTAATAGTAGAGGGAGGAAAGGCCACTGCAGGGCCGCCCTTGGGCCCGGGCCTTGCGCCCATCGGAGTGAACGTGGGGCAGGTGGTCGCGGAGATAAACAAGGCCACGGGGGCTTTCCCAGGGCTGAAGGTGCCTGTGAAAGTTATTGTGGATACGGGAAGCAAGAGCTTCAAGGTCGAAGTAGGGGCTCCTGCAACGAGCGAGCTCGTTAAGAAAGCCGCAGGGATAGAGAAGGGCTCCGGAACGAAAGACAAAGTCGGAAACCTGGAACTTTCAGCGCTCGCGGAAATCGCGAAAAGCCTGAGGGGCAAGAGCCAGGGGAAAAGCGCGAAGGACGTGGCGAAGGAAGTCGCGGGCACCTGCGTGAGCATGGGCGTCACAATTGACGGGAAGGACGCGAAGCTCATGGAGAAGGAGATAAAGGAGGGCAGGCACGATTCCCTTTTCGCGGGATAG